The window GCAAACATATATTGAATGTCACTGACCCGATTTAATATCCTTCCAGTTGGTGTTGAATCGAAGAAAGCCATTGGAGAACGAAATATACTGTGCAACATGTTTGTGAAGAGCTTTTGTGAGGTTAGAAGGCCAGCTATTGCAACTAGTGTGGCTCGGACGAGCACACAAAGTGAACTTCCAACAGATAGCATTatatacacaaggaaaagaatgtTCAACCCCACTACAGGCTCAGCCTCAGTTGTAGGAGGAGAAGCCCATGCCATCCAATAGTTACTGGCTATCTGTAATACTTGGAAGAGTGACTGCGCCAGGAGTATGATAGGGACTAAGGCCCCACCTTTCACTGCAGTCAAGTAAGACCAGTAGACATCTTTACCAAtgcttcctttctctctctcttcatcctGGACTAATTTCCCTCCATTGTCTGTTGTCTCTAGGGTAAGATTATGTTCAGAGTCATGATGGCCACTACAAAATCCTGTATTTAAGGTGGGTTCAACATCAACATCTCCATCAGATAGTAGCCTTTCAGATGTTCTGCTTGAATTTTCCACCATCAGAATTGACTCTAGAGCTTCGCTGTGTGCACCAACTAAAACTTCAAATCCTATGTTCTGTTTTAGTAATTCTTCAAACCGTCCTGCCTGTTTGACCCTTCCATTTTGCATCACCTGTTAATATCATTATCTGTCGTCATTGGTACTTCTTAAAGTAATAGATACTACAGCTATTTATTttaagaaatggagaaaattaGAGTTAAGTTATGCTGTATTTTGTATACCAGAATGAGGTCTGCAGCCGGAAGAAACTCAACTTGGTGTGTCACATAAAGTATAGATTTGTCTTCAAGAATCCCCATCAGGCAGTCCTGCACAGAAAATGcaaagaaaatgatgaagatatttgAAATTCCGAACTATTGGGCAGTCATAGCATGAGGAGATTCAACCCCCTCCCCCTGCTTGATTGCAGTTCAACAAGTCGGGAATCTAGTTGACAGGGTTAGGACTCACCCAGTCTTTGAAAAGAACAATATTACCTATGTTTCAGGGTTGTATGGACGTACTCAGGTATGCACTATAGGTGCTGAACTTACCTGAGCACCAGAATAAATGTTCCAATGCCATTCTTATGTTAGCTTAATAGTGGTTATCTAGGCTAGTTTGGAGAATGTGACTCCAATGATGTGGTAGCTATTCTCCATCTCACCATGGGGCGAGACTGTTGCTGATGAGTAGTTGAGAAGCACAATTCTTCTTGTTCGTGATTATATTATACCTTTTCTTGACTGAACCATTGCTAATTTTGGTAAAGGAGGGCTGACTCGTAGCAACTAGCAACTGAAATTTGAGCCATCAAACCTTGAGTATGAATCTATGATTGGCTGAAGAAAACTAACCTGAAAGAGTTGGGTGCCTGTATGAGCATCAACAGCACTGAAAGGGTCATCAAGAAGATATATGTCGGCATCCTGATAGACTGCACGTGCAATTTGTATTCTTTGCTTCTGGCCTCCACTCATGTTAATTCCCCTTTCTCCAATCTCTGTTAGATCACCAGAGGAGAAGAGCTCAAAATCCTTTTCCAAGGCACATGCCTTAATTGTTCTCTCATACTTGGCACTGTCATATGGATTTccaaagagaatattctctctgACATTTCCTGACAATATCCATGGGGACTGGGGAACATATGCTTTAGTTCCCCTAATCTTCACCATTCCTGAAAGCTTTGGTATTTCCCCAAGTACGCAAGAGAGTAGACTAGATTTTCCTGATCCAACAGTCCCGCAAATGGCCACTTTCATCCCCCTTTTCACTTTCAACTCTATTCTTTCAAGAGTTGGGCCTGTCGATTCTGGATTCCAGCTGAATTTCCCATTCTCAATTTCAATCTCAAATCCTGATTCGTCTTTTGGGGCAAGCACTACTGCATCTGGTTGAATTTCATCCTCCTGCAGGTATGATGCAACCCGATCAACTGAAACTTTAGCCTGTGCAATCACTGAGAGCAAATCAGGTAGATTGAAGATAGGATCCTGCAACATCCGGAAGGTCGCCAATGCAGATAGGACTCTCCCAGCTGTGAGTGGGATCCCCAGAAGTATACATGCTCCAAACGTCACAACCGAAATGAATGTGGGGGATCCCCAGAAGATAAATGCTGAGATTGCTGATAACCGTAACGACTTCCATAACCAGTTATACTCGTCTTTTCTCTGGCTTTCTATCTTGTGGAGAAACTGAGTATCCCAGGCTTGGAGTTTCAGAGTCTTCATGTTTCGGAGAACTTCTGATGTAGCTTTCATCCGATCATCCTTTACTTCCATGATTTTGGACTGGAATCTTTTTTGGATTCTTGTGATGGGTATGTTGCAGGACATGACCATTGCTGTTGCCATTAATCCTGCCAGTGATCCAGAACCCAGATTCATATTTAGAATATAGATTGCTAGGGAAATTTGTATGGGTAACATCCAGATTATGTTTAGGTACCAGATGAAGTCTGTAATACGTTGGATATCAACACTCATGTAATTAATGATCTCTCCACTAGTATGGCTTTGGCGTGACTGGCTTGATAGATGCAAGCCCTTTTTGTATATGTGGGATATGAGAGCTGCACGAAGGCGAAGACCGAGTTGACGGGCCCCGAAAATCCACTGCCTCTGTGCGACGGTCTCAACCATTTTGGCACTTAGAAAGGCTATTGCTAGTAAGTACCCGTCCTGTAATCTTTGCTGTTTTTTCCCACTTAAAAAGTTTACAAAGTCATCAATCAAGTATGGTCCAACATATGATGCTCCAGCACTGATGACTGCAAATGATGCATTAATTGCTGCTTTCTTCCTGATAAACAGAAAGATTGCCTTGTAGATGGATGGATTTGTGGTGCCGTCCTTCTCCTTGACATGATTTAGACAATCATCAAATGAATGGGAGACGAATCCAGCAGAGTCTTTCACATCAATATCTGGGATATCATCCTGTTCGAGTGGTTTCTTGAACCCAACTGAAAACAATGGGTTGAGCCAAGAGAAGGTAATGAGTTGGAGAAGGGTAGCCCGGCCATATGGAGaatccttttttccttcttctttcttttcagttATCCCATTGAGAAGTGGATCAGTAAGGACATTCTTGAAGAAGCTGATGCCTGTGGTGCCTCTGATCGAAATACCCAACAGGTAGGTGGAGGCAAGGAGACTGAAGAAATTAATGTAATCTCCTACCCCAGGATATTCCTTGTCAATAAGAATGTACTGAATATCAAGAGCTGTGAAAATAATGGACAATGCGAAGCCGCATATCCACCAAGTTCTTAGAAACCAAGGAAGTTTTGGTGAACTTGCTTTCCGGGTATTTAGAACTGCAATTAGTGAAATCAACCATGATAACACTTGCATGATTTCTTCCAGAAAAACCAACATGGTAGATTTGCAATGTGTCCCACTCCCATTCAACAACATCAGAATAATGAGCAAATGGCTTCCCAGTAGCAGGATAGAGCAACCTACATTGGCTTTGTAGGTGAGACCTTGCTTTACCATACCAGGGTACTCTGTTCTTTTCTCTGTAGGTTTTGATCTCTGCATGCATGACTGACATACTATTTTGTGTACAAAATAGACTAATAAGCTTCCAAGGAAACCAAGTTGGAGAATAATGCTGAAATTCTCCCAGAAACATGGTGAGCTCAACTTCAACTTTGCTTCCCAATGTTGGAGGAGTTCCAAATCTGATGCACATGAAGCAATGATGTTATATATCAGGAAAGCATTTGAGAGAAGAGTAATTACCATTTAATCACTAGTAACTGTAAATTCCTTGAGACAAACTTCAGGGTCATATGCAGTACAGCAGTAGGTAGTCATTGATCTTTATGAGATTGATGTTTGACATATTAATGCTGATCTGCTTAAATGAGCCATAGTGGTAAGTTCTGCTTATAGGGTTCAAGATTCATTTGACAATGAATACATGCATGTAATTTATCCAAATAACTGTGTACTATCTTTAGGGAAGATACAGTTAAGGAAAGAGACATGGACATATAATGGACATGAAACTTGATGTCCACGTTCAATGTTGCCATAGTAATCTCATCTCTTATATGAGGATATTGGATAGTAGGCATACCATTCTGTCTGTTGTAGTACTTTAATCAGAAATCTATTTAATCCATAGTTCTAGATATTTTTCTTGTTAAGGACATCATCTTTGCTGCATTCCCAGGTTTCATTCCTTGAAACATCAGTGAAACTTGAGTCCGTAGCCAGGGGCAAAGAAATTCTCAACTAACTCCAAGTCTCCAACCTCGATTGAATTGAGagtcttttcttttcaatatcATAGTGCTGTTTTTGAGCCTATTTAATTTCCTAAATTACATCCACTTGTTTCTATTTGTATTTAGATCATAGATTAACTGCTCTTGCATATCTCTTATGTCAAATTTCCTGTAACGTGGTTATAGGGAAATCCAGTTTTAAATACTGCGAGGGTTGTTTCTTGACAACTTCCACTGCTCTTATAGTGCACTTggaattcagtttttttttttttttttttaaaaaaaaaactaataaaaggACATGCTAATTTAGAGATATGACATACACATTTTCTCTATGAAGAAAAGCAAACAATTGGTAATTGTACATACTTCTCAATATCTTTCTATAATTCCTCCCAGAAGCTTGGCTTTGGATAACGAACTTGTTGACTATTTAAATTTTCTCTGATATTAGAAGATTAGTTTTGTCGACTGAAGCACAAGAAGAGTAATTTCTGTTCTTATTTTTGGTGCTTAGACCCCTTCCAATAGGTAGTTGATGCTGATAATGTATACAAAACTTGTTAGAGTGCAGAGGAAACTCTACCTGAGCTATAGTGGTACTCAAGGCACACTTCACGGGAGAGAAACCAAAATTCAACAAGTTATTTGAAACAGTTTCTTCTTACTACTTCCATGTGGTTTAACTGATGTAAGAGAACAATATGTTTGTAAATTTATGGTCAAAGAATCTCTGGGTATGTTCATTACTGCTTCAGATTTACTCAGGGTTTGCGTCACTGTTCATGGAGATTATCACACTGCATTTTACAAGACTAAATGGAAATAATTCCACAAACAACATTACAGGAATTCTAGGGTTAACTAGAGGTTATTTCCATTGTAATAATCAGAAAACTTCTAGTTTTACTAATACAATCAAAGTCATTAAAAATTTGCATAGCATGTATAGAGTTAACAGTACTACTGCAAATATATATGTCTAATACAGATGTTCACAGCATGTATAGCCTACAGAATAGAAAATCACCTCAAGAAGTTAAATAATGGATGTATAAATTTGTGCCAAATAGTTCATATTTCTTCCCCCATCCTCCAAAGAAACAACTGGTGTGGGTAAGAAGATATCTTCTTTAATAAGCTATATAATTACAAAATAACAAATCTTTAATTTGCTTCcataaacatatatataaattgCTAAGAACAGTCAAAAAGAAGCTTACTTGGTTcactgtttaaaccagacgtgGTTGCCTGAAATAATAAATTGCTCCAGTACTCCATATTATTCCGAGTCCTTTCGCCTTCGACAAGCAGCATCAATGATGATGCTCTGCTTGTCTATGGCTCAAGAGTCTTAACTATTTGAAAGAGAAGCCTACCAGTGTGTTCTAACTTCTAATCAAAGTGTAtcataaatctgattttatgaTTGCAgagaatgagaaagagagagagagaaagacagagactGAGggcagagacagagacagagacagagacagattAGGATAGCTGAAGTATAATTCACatgggggaggggaaggaaagGGAGAGGAGAATATTGTTTGGTAGAGAGAGGTACATGACTTAATGTAGTCATGGAATGGAAGAAAGAGTCGTGTAGGAATTGGATTCCACGTGATGATTGTTGTTTAGACTCATTTTGTTGTCGTTTTGCCGTGTAGTGTGGGAAGCAAACAAAAATCTGGTGACGCTCTCCGCACTCACTCTGTGAGTGAGAGTGTCAGAGAAAAGAGATGAGACATTTTTATTTGAAACGAACACTGACACAGTGAGATTCGCAGAGAGTATGTGATTGGGCCATGActggaaaggagagagagagagagagagagagaaggagagagtttTAGGTCTTTTATTCATATTCATAATGGTTATTGAGAACTTTTGGGATAAAAGAACCAGAGATGTATTCTAAAataataggggtgtcaatcagtcgGTTTGGGTTGGTTCGATTTGAATTGGTTTCGGTGTGAGAATGGTGAAATCGAAACCATACCAATAAGGAAAGTTCGGTTTTAGGTTTACATTGATTTCTTGAATCAGTTTGTTATCGGGTCGATTTCGGTTTCGACCCAGTACCcatacatatttatataaaactatAAAAACAATATGCTTTTTAATGGGTATTGGGTTGTTATTGTTTTTTCAGCGGGGTAGATCAAtttgttttcagtttttatCTGGGTTTTGAGCTGGTTTCGGCCCGGTTTGGATTCAGtttactatatacatttatataAAACTATAGAAAAATATGGTTTTTAATGGAATTCGGGTTGTTACTGTTTTCTTATGGGGGTAgatcagtttggtttcggtttctatctGGGTTTTGAGTCGATTTCGGTTTGATTTCGGGTTCTTTTCAATTTGGTTCGATTCGATTCAGTTTTTTGTAATCCCCCAAACCGAAACCAGCCCAATTAAGACTTTGATTCGGGCTGATTTACCCAGTTCGGTCCCAactttgacacccctaattctAATGCTCGTTAAACTATTTGATGGTCCCCATCCTAAGATACATATGATACATCATTTGGGTCCCTACAAAGAAGATCCTTATGAAATTCTCTCAATTACattgcccgtacttgacgttaagtacatctaatagagggaggtggatcccacctcgggcagtgtgttcgggcaggggatagGATAGTCATTTGTGCCTCCtttattagatgtacttgacgtcaagtacgggcagtgtaattgagaggataaagaccCGATTCTTATATTCCATATATCATCATCAGAATGAGACTCTGATTAGatgatttttgtcttttcctttgGATATATATGATCTTTGCGGATCACGCAAAAGTTAAACGGTAtagataaggggtaaaataataaataaaaaaaaccacctTTCAAAGAAAACTAAAGGTAAACTTATCAGATATGCTGAAATATGCCGATACtatatcggtatcgtattgatTTTGAAGGTGACCCATACCCGATCGTGAGATAACCTCAACATGTGTATCCCTATTAATATAATATCATTATCATAACAGATCTTGTGGTTTGTGGTCATATCAagaatttgtttttgaaatatATTCTGAAGAGATCTTGATACAATGTACTTGGAACATTAATAAATtgcttttgtagttttttttaagaaattcaAGATGTATAAATAATTAAGTATTTTATTACCTTTCAATGAAACAGATGGAGATGATAAACTCGATTTGCACTGAAAGGCCAGTGAACCAAAGTCCAATTTAGAAACTGGTTCAGGATTTGTTTGACCAGAAGAACCGGTAAAGAATCAGATAGTGAGTTAAATGGGTTTCTATATATAGTGATTTATTTTTCCTGGTGATTGAAATAATTTTGACATTTTCATCTTTTATATCAATATTgaaaaacctaaaaagaaaatgatcGAATTTTTCTCCACCCAccatgaatgggatcccattcaccatgggggggggggggggagaggatatcaggagggtattttgggaacatactaaaaccatataaaggtttgtgaaccctaggatggtgggtgaaccgttcTCTATAGGTGGAGTTGAGGGAAACTCCACCTAGGGTTTTAGCATGTTCCACAATACCCTCCGGATTTACTTTCCCGCCCTCTCCAGCCTtgcggtgaatgggatcccattcaccatgggtggagggaaactcgatcttAATTTCTATATCAATTGGACTTTTCCACCGAATAACTTAAAGCTTTTGGGTTTGCCACTTCAACATACACATGCCACATGTACGATCACTCAAAAGAGGTAAACATGTGAAAGGGAGTACTGGGAAAATTTGTAAAAAAACACTATGATGAGACCTTGGATGTCATATATCATTGGGTCTCTTCACTTAATAGTTTAAGTTTTTAGATTAGACATATCAACATGGTATTAGTCTTAGAGTCACTACATTTATAATACATCTCTATACGGTCATTTGAAGGGGCCACAAATGCTACTTCCATTACTCATCAAAAGACAGGCAACACTGCTCAAATTGCATAGCATCATATAGCTATTCGGATCAGGAAAGCATCCTTGCGAATAGGTGTGGATGAAGTGGAAGCGAGAATGTTGTCTTAAACAACGCAAACATTGGTGAGACTCCAACCCAAATACCAAAAATTTCGTCCACGAGTGAAGGGAAATGTatgaaataattatatattagaAAACTCTAAGATTCTAGATGCCTTCATTTACCAGTTAAGCCTCTCCACCTAATAGCTTAAAGTAAGTTGTGCCCTTCAACAAAACTGAATCAATATAAGGGGCCACCAAAAGGTGGACTACTTGAAACCACATGCCATTGGTGACTCAACACCCATATTATCTTTCTCAAATTTAATATATGCAATCTGTATTGGCACCACAAAAAAAAGTTTATTGCATTCCAGATACTTAAAAATAAACAGTCTTCcacattcataaaaaaaaaccctccatTGGGACTTGTGAGATGAAAGAAAATTTAGCATAGTTTTGTACTGATCTCAACTatacaaaattttaatttaaaaaagggAATCTTTAAAACTTAATCCTGACTCAGCATCCTTAACCTCTTTCTCAAATTTAATATAGATGGCATTAATTCATAGACAAATTTCCATGGAGGACTTGTGAGATAGAAAGATAATTTAGTTTAGTTTTGGACTGAGCAAGTTCTCCACTCCTCATTGAATAGTTGCATGCATGTGGAATATGATGTCTCCTCCCTCTATGATAACTTTTCTCTATTTTACCAAACACAACTGAAAATAAGATAGTATGCAAAGCCAAAGCATTTCCACTGATATTATTTTGATAGTATAAAGTAAGAATGACTTAAGAAAACAAATTTACATAAGAAGACACAGTTGCCTCAGTACTACACAATCATGCTTTGTGATTATGTTATTTATGGCTTAGTGGAGGACAGAATTCCTCAAATAGTTGGATACATTCTCTACTGCCATCAAACGATTACTTTGTTTTTCTGCCTTTAATAGTTTTGATGGtttctcccccttcccccccccccccctccaaagaGTGAGAGGATTGCTTTGTTTTTCTGGCTTTTGAAGTTTTGATGGTTTCTCCCCCAAGGAGTGAAGATTGTTTAAATTATAAATTAGAGTATATcaatgcagaaaagaatggaattcGTAAACTATCACACAGTGCAGAaaaggatttatgtggtttaGTAAGATTGACTTCGTctacggtgagatgagatttgtttCACTATCAGTGGAGAATAGGATTATAGCCGCTCATTCTCACATCTCTCTCAGATTACATTATAGAGAAAGAATTctcgctacaaatttatagtgaaacctTAATTATATGAGAATTTTACTGAAATACCCAAAAGGACCCTCTGGACCTCTTAACGGCCCTTCAGGATCAACCCACTAATGCAAACGATTGAATGCAAGACATCATACCACCAACAACTTCCAACCTCATCCTACTGGCTGGTTTAATGTGGTTTTCATAATTATAAAAGTGCTTCTAAGCATTGTTACATTTAACTTGGAACATAAGATTGGAATTATTGTTAGGAAATGACAATGCAGCAAAATGGTGATTTTGcaatggaagaagagaaagaaaaagcacAAACACAAGAcaaggatttacatggttcacccccCAAGAAGGTAGGCTACATTCACGGCAGAGCGATAGATCCAGATCCACTATTTCtatgaaaaaaatacaaaacctctCTGACACGCCctcacatctctcaaagagataacaactATATATAGttggaattataaataaaaaaaaaccctaatccacgaAAGTACCAAACTGCCCCAAAAAGCCCACCTGGTCCGATTCGAAGTTCCAAATCAATATAGGACAAATtatatatcaaatcgaagatctcaacGAGCTCTTCAGGAATTATTACCCTTGATGCTGACGTATGCGCTttttgattcttctaatgcGTTTCCAAGATATAACAACTCATAAAAAAATCACAGTACTTTCTAAATTAAAATTGAGATCACGCATCACCAATATCAGTTATTCTTTTGGCATTTGTTGATGAGTCATTTTATATTGTTATTGTCAACTTTAAAGCTGCCCCATTAGTTGAAGTGAACAGCATAATGGTGCACC is drawn from Telopea speciosissima isolate NSW1024214 ecotype Mountain lineage chromosome 1, Tspe_v1, whole genome shotgun sequence and contains these coding sequences:
- the LOC122661860 gene encoding putative ABC transporter C family member 15 yields the protein MLLVEGERTRNNMEYWSNLLFQATTSGLNSEPNLELLQHWEAKLKLSSPCFWENFSIILQLGFLGSLLVYFVHKIVCQSCMQRSKPTEKRTEYPGMVKQGLTYKANVGCSILLLGSHLLIILMLLNGSGTHCKSTMLVFLEEIMQVLSWLISLIAVLNTRKASSPKLPWFLRTWWICGFALSIIFTALDIQYILIDKEYPGVGDYINFFSLLASTYLLGISIRGTTGISFFKNVLTDPLLNGITEKKEEGKKDSPYGRATLLQLITFSWLNPLFSVGFKKPLEQDDIPDIDVKDSAGFVSHSFDDCLNHVKEKDGTTNPSIYKAIFLFIRKKAAINASFAVISAGASYVGPYLIDDFVNFLSGKKQQRLQDGYLLAIAFLSAKMVETVAQRQWIFGARQLGLRLRAALISHIYKKGLHLSSQSRQSHTSGEIINYMSVDIQRITDFIWYLNIIWMLPIQISLAIYILNMNLGSGSLAGLMATAMVMSCNIPITRIQKRFQSKIMEVKDDRMKATSEVLRNMKTLKLQAWDTQFLHKIESQRKDEYNWLWKSLRLSAISAFIFWGSPTFISVVTFGACILLGIPLTAGRVLSALATFRMLQDPIFNLPDLLSVIAQAKVSVDRVASYLQEDEIQPDAVVLAPKDESGFEIEIENGKFSWNPESTGPTLERIELKVKRGMKVAICGTVGSGKSSLLSCVLGEIPKLSGMVKIRGTKAYVPQSPWILSGNVRENILFGNPYDSAKYERTIKACALEKDFELFSSGDLTEIGERGINMSGGQKQRIQIARAVYQDADIYLLDDPFSAVDAHTGTQLFQDCLMGILEDKSILYVTHQVEFLPAADLILVMQNGRVKQAGRFEELLKQNIGFEVLVGAHSEALESILMVENSSRTSERLLSDGDVDVEPTLNTGFCSGHHDSEHNLTLETTDNGGKLVQDEEREKGSIGKDVYWSYLTAVKGGALVPIILLAQSLFQVLQIASNYWMAWASPPTTEAEPVVGLNILFLVYIMLSVGSSLCVLVRATLVAIAGLLTSQKLFTNMLHSIFRSPMAFFDSTPTGRILNRASTDQSVLDLEMAGKLGWCAFSIIQILGTIAVMSQVAWQVFAIFIPVTGICVWYQQYYIPTARELARLAGIQRTPILHHFAESLMGAATIRAFNHEDRFTNANLKLIDDHSRPWFHNVSAMEWLSFRLNLLSNFVFVFSLVLLVSLPEGIINPSIAGLAVTYGLNLNVLQASVIWNMCNAENKMISVERILQYSKLTSEAPLVIEECKPPNNWPQVGTICFKNLQIRYAEHLPSVLRDINCTLPGRKKVGVVGRTGSGKSTLIQAIFRIVEPKEGTIEIDDVDICKIGLHDLRSRLSIIPQDPTMFEGTVRGNLDPLGKYSDNDIWEALDKCQLGDIVRAKEEKLDSTVVENGENWSVGQRQLFCLGRALLKRSSILVLDEATASVDSATDGVVQKIISREFKDRTVVTIAHRIHTVIDSDLVLVLSDGRVVEYDTPAKLLEREDSFFSKLIKEYSLRSRSFNNLAKVQNAGLIS